Sequence from the Sphingobacteriaceae bacterium GW460-11-11-14-LB5 genome:
ATCCCCGTCATCTAAATTAACGCTCTCATATATATAAACAACCAAAAAGGTGATTTATTATATTTGATGTAAAATATTTTTTTATTTTTTTGCTGCAGGCTTTTTTGTGGCTGCTTTTGCTTTCTTTTCCGCTACTGGAGTCTCTTCAATCGCTTCCACTTTTTTCTTTGCAGGTGCTTTGGCTTTTTTAACTTCTACAGTCGGTTCTTCAATTTCTTCAGCTTTCTTTTTAGCAGGTGTTTTTGCTTTTTTTACTTCGGCAGGTGCTTCTTCAGCTACAACTTCTTTCTTCTTAGCCGGAGCTTTCGCTTTTTTAACTTCCGTAACCGGAGCTTCAGCAACAGGTTCTTCTTTAACTGCTACTGCTTTCGGCGCATGGTCTTGTTGCAGGTAGTTGGCCAGGATCTGTCGTAAATATACCTCTGGTTTAGGCATATTGATGATGGTTCCAGGTTCTTTATCCTGAGATTGCTTGATGTAAGCCGATTTAATTTTGCCCCAATCTTTAGAGTAAAGTCTGATAAACATCTCTACAAATTGTTCGTCTGTATATTTTTTAGGCAACCTACCCAGCACTGCCTGAATTTTTTCTTCTTTTTTATGTAATACCGCCATCGATTTTATTTTGTACAAAGATAGCCGAATTTTATCATTATCAGTTTTTTGCTTTTTTCGGTAAAAATGGATGGTACAGGCGATTAGATTTAGTGATTAAATTGGCGTACTCATTTCTACTTCAACCGATTCGGTTCGCCTGTTTTTAACTAACCTTTCGCGATGTTTTAGTCCCCAATCCCTTAATTCATCAATTACTCTTTCAAGTGATTCGCTGTAAGGGGTAAGCTCGTAAGTTACCGTAACCGGAGTGGTAGAAAATACCTTGCGGATTACAAATTCATTTAATTCCAGATCTTTAAGTTCTTTCGATAATATTTTGGGCGTAATTTCTCCAAGCGATTTCTGGATTTCATTAAAACGCTGCGGTCCTTCCTGTAAAGAAATAATCAAAGGGAGTTTCCACTTGCCATTTAACACATAGAGTGCATCTTTTACCGCATTTAAACTTGCAGTACAGGTTTCCTTATTTCGGTGTTCTTTTCTTGGGCCCATGGTACAAAGGTATAAGCTTTCGTAAAGGATAGCACTATCCTTTGGGATACTAGTATCTTTTAGATAGTAAAACTACATAAGTTTGCATCAAAAAAATAATATGAAAACAAAAACAATCAAAATTATTTATTGGATATCAACCGCTTTAGTTTCGTTAATGATGACTTTTTCGGCCTACTCGTATCTGACCAATGAAACCATTAAACAAGGTTTTCATCACCTTGGCTTTCCTGATTATTTCAGGGTAGAATTAGCCATTGCCAAAATTTTAGGTGCTGTTGTATTATTGTTACCGATAAAAGGGTTATGGAAAGAATGGGCATATGCCGGTTTCGCATTTACATTTATTTCGGCATTTATCGCACATACGGCATCGGGCGATCCGATCAATAACCGCGTTGGTCCGCTTGTATTTTTAATTGTGTTATTGCTGTCGTATTTTACCTTTCACAAAGCGAAAACAGCATCCGTTTAGATGAAACATTGAAATTTTTAAGCGCTTATAAAACGATTTAGCTGTGTTTGCAACAAATTAATTGATAAAGACGGATCTTCCGTCTTTTTATTTTAATTTAGGTTACTATGCGCATATTTACCCAATATTCTGGCCTGTTTTTAATCTTTATTGTAGCTGCTTTAAGCGCTTTTACCGATAGATCCAAGCACAAGAAAGCCGCTGATAAAAGACCTAATATCATTGTCATCCTTGCCGATGATCTGGGGTTTTCTGATATCGGCTGTTATGGCGGAGAAATTAAAACACCAAATATCGATTACCTGGCTAGCCAGGGTATCCGTTTTAAAAATTTTTATAATACCTCACGTTGTTGTCCAACACGTGCCGCCTTATTAACAGGGCTTTATAACCACAATGCTGGCATTGGTGAAATGACTACCGACCGTGGTGTAGCAGGATACCGTGGTGCCATTACAAAAAATACAGTAACATTGGCAGAGGTTTTAAAAGATGCGGGATATAGAACGGCAATGTCGGGTAAATGGCATGTTGCAAATACCATAGAACAACCTACACCGCAAGCGCAGTTAGATTGGCTAAACCATAAAACATCTTTTCCTTTGTTTTCTCCAATTGATCAATACCCAACCAGCAGAGGCTTTGAGAAATTCTTCGGAACACTTTGGGGCGTGGTCGACTTTTTTGATCCATTTAGTTTGGTAAGTGGTACAACGCCGATTAAAGATGTACCTAAAGATTACTACCATACAGATGCCATTAACGATACCGCCGCAACTTACATCCGTGAATTTAGCAAAGTTGATCAGCCATTTTTTCTCTATGTAGCTGAAAATGCGCCGCACTGGCCATTGCAGGCAAAACCAGAGGATATCGCGAAATATAAAGATACCTATAAAGTTGGGTGGGATGCCATTCGCGAGGCGAGGTATAAGCGAATGGTTGCGATGGGATTAATCGATCCTAAAACAGCTCCTTTATCTCCACGCAAATCGACTGTGAAATGGGAAGTTAATCCTACAAAGGCATTTGATGAAATGGCGATGGCTGTACACGCAGCAATGATTGACCGGATGGACCAGGGCATTGGGCGGATTATTAAAGCCCTAAAAGAAACCAATCAATTGGATAATACTTTGATTGTATTTTTGAGTGATAATGGTGCAAGCCCTGAAGATGCGATGCGCTATGGGCCAGGTTTCGACCGTCCAAGTGAAACGAGGGCTGGCGAAAAAATTGCTTACCCCATTTATAAGAAAGTAATGCCGGGTCCGCAAACCAGTTATACCTCAATCGGCCCAATCTGGGCAAATGTAGCCAATACGCCCTATCAACTGGCAAAAGCACAATCGTACGAAGGTGGTGTGCATACGCCGATGATCGCCTTCTGGCCAAAAGGTATCGCTGCCCAAAAAGGCAGTTATAGCAATCAGGTAGGGCATGTCATGGATTTTATGAGCACTTTTGTCGAACTTGCCAACGCGAAGTACCCCGCCAGCTATAAGGGTAATACCATTAAACCAATGCAAGGCATGAGTTTGGTGCCTGCTTTAAAAGGAAGGGTATCAAACGGACACGAAATCTTATTTAACGAACATTTTAACGCCAGTTTTGTGCGCTCGGGCGATTGGAAAATGGTTAATCTTTCTGGCGATTCTACCTGGCATCTCTATAACATCAAAAATGATCAGACCGAATTGAACGATGTTGCTGCTCAGCATCCTGATAAGGTAAAAGAGCTGAATGCAAAATGGCAAAGCTGGGCAAAGGAAAACCATGTACTACCTAAGAAATAAATTAAAGTTGATCATCCTTGCCTGAAGGCTTTTTTATCAACTGCTTGCCCGGATTCTTGAGTAGGTAGACATCAATAATTACTTTTTCCAGTCTTTTTGCATTTTTTTATAGGCTTTCTTACTAATTTTTGATTTCTTCTTAGACCTCGACTTCCCTTTCTTCTTTCGGGCATTAATATTGTTTACCAATGAATTTTTAACACCGAGCTTATTCTTTTTTCCGCTTTTCTTTTTCTTTTTTTTATTTTTTCCTTTTTTCTTTTCTTTCGCCATAACGCAGGTATTTACTAATTAATTAACAGCAGATTGTAATAAAAGTTCTGATAAACCAGTTGAGCTTTTTAACAAAGTAAATTGAGCCTTAAAGCAAAGCGCTGACTTGGTTATCAACCTACCTTTGATTCATAAAATATAGAAAAAATGAAAAAAGTTTGGTTTATAACAGGAAGTTCCCGTGGATTGGGTCGCGACCTAACCGC
This genomic interval carries:
- a CDS encoding transcriptional regulator, translating into MGPRKEHRNKETCTASLNAVKDALYVLNGKWKLPLIISLQEGPQRFNEIQKSLGEITPKILSKELKDLELNEFVIRKVFSTTPVTVTYELTPYSESLERVIDELRDWGLKHRERLVKNRRTESVEVEMSTPI
- a CDS encoding arylsulfatase gives rise to the protein MRIFTQYSGLFLIFIVAALSAFTDRSKHKKAADKRPNIIVILADDLGFSDIGCYGGEIKTPNIDYLASQGIRFKNFYNTSRCCPTRAALLTGLYNHNAGIGEMTTDRGVAGYRGAITKNTVTLAEVLKDAGYRTAMSGKWHVANTIEQPTPQAQLDWLNHKTSFPLFSPIDQYPTSRGFEKFFGTLWGVVDFFDPFSLVSGTTPIKDVPKDYYHTDAINDTAATYIREFSKVDQPFFLYVAENAPHWPLQAKPEDIAKYKDTYKVGWDAIREARYKRMVAMGLIDPKTAPLSPRKSTVKWEVNPTKAFDEMAMAVHAAMIDRMDQGIGRIIKALKETNQLDNTLIVFLSDNGASPEDAMRYGPGFDRPSETRAGEKIAYPIYKKVMPGPQTSYTSIGPIWANVANTPYQLAKAQSYEGGVHTPMIAFWPKGIAAQKGSYSNQVGHVMDFMSTFVELANAKYPASYKGNTIKPMQGMSLVPALKGRVSNGHEILFNEHFNASFVRSGDWKMVNLSGDSTWHLYNIKNDQTELNDVAAQHPDKVKELNAKWQSWAKENHVLPKK
- a CDS encoding DoxX-like family protein, with product MKTKTIKIIYWISTALVSLMMTFSAYSYLTNETIKQGFHHLGFPDYFRVELAIAKILGAVVLLLPIKGLWKEWAYAGFAFTFISAFIAHTASGDPINNRVGPLVFLIVLLLSYFTFHKAKTASV